agtacatgatctacttggagtacaagacaagccagAATACTTCCTAATTTATCCTATGTTTCCTAATACAATTAGGTTAATCAACAATTTTTAATAGACAAAAAAATACAAATGGGTTTGCTGGGAAACTCAGCTCCGGCAGCTTAAGACTTGATGCAAAAACCAATGGACCGAGAATACTTTGCTGATTACAATCCGAAAATAGTTCTATTTAACAATCATTTTAGTACAAAACATTAACATATATTCTTTTCTTGATGATCCATTAACATATATTCTATACATATAAATCATTTGAAAAAATAAAAacttgaaattgggaaaatcatAGAGTTGCTATAAAAAAGGTTCCCCTGTATGACAAAatagttcaaaattttgaaaaagttcatggaATTAAAAAAATATTAAAAGTTCACCAAATTCTGGAAAAGTTtcttgaatttgaaaaaaagttcattgatttttaggaaagttcacaaatttgaagaAATTTTCATCAAAGttagaaaaagttcatcgaatttgacaAAATGTTAACCGACTTGAAAAGTTCATAAAATTTGGAAGCATTTCATCCTTTTGAAAacaagttcattgaatttgaaaaaagttcacgaattcaaaattttttgaaaaaagttcacgcAAAACGAAAAAAGTTCATAAACTCGAGAAAAGTTCACAAAATTTGAAAAAGAAGAAAAGCAGAAGAAAACCGGCCAAAAAAAAACCAAACAAGCTGGAATCTAGCACAGAAAATTTATCGTTATTAAAAGAAGAATAAAAGAAGTAAACTATCATGAAGCGGATGTTGTCCCGGATGGTTAGCGCGCTCGTACATTACCCGTGAGGTGTCGGGTTTGAAACGTCACGGCTCACATTTTTTGAAAGGTTTTGCAGAAGAACGTTAAAAAAGAGAGTatgatgggccggcccagtgcaCGCCGTAGTCAACATTGCCGCTCCTTGGCCCGCGAGCCAGACGAATCCCTGCCACGTCAGCGTTTTTATGCCTCAAATAGTCCTGGCCATGGGCAGCCCGGCCCGAACGACCTAGCCCGAAAAAGCTCTACCCGGCCTGGCCCGGACCGAAGGATAGCCAGGTATAGCCTCAAATGATGTCGAGGTTCGATTTAGATCGGGATTGCATAGTTCAGGGTGCAATCGACCTGGATTTCGATTTGAGGGTTCATTTCGTCAAACCTCTACGAGTTCAGGGTTTAAAATGAACCTTTTCCATTTATAATAGAAAAAAAAAGTGTCGCTCTCGTACCATTCCAACCCCTGGGCGCCCGTACTCTCCTCCCCTTGGATTCCACTCCTCGGAGCAGCAGAACAGAAGCAGAACTGGACCAGGAGCCTGCGCGCGTCTCTCGTCCCCACCACCACCCACAGCGAGGGCCTCTCCCGCCGGGCCTCCTCGCCGCCACCCTCCGCAAGGCACCACCGGCCCTTTCCTCCgtgcgccgcccgccgccgtggCCCCGGCTTCCCGCGCCCGTGCCGTTCGCCCAATGCCGGGCCACACCATGCCCGGGATCAGAGTTCTTGGCCCGGAGCTCGCTTTGATTTTCTAAGATTAGAGTAAGGAGGATAAGAAAAAGGTTCTTGGTCTTGGGGCCGGAGAGGTTTTTGGGGGGCGGCGCGGAGATCGTGCTCGCTTGCGTTGCGTGTTGCTGTCCCCTGCTTTGGTCGGGCTCGCCCCCGTGGAGAGAAATTGGCGAAAAGTTTGAAATTTGGAGCCGGGAGATCGGGCCGGGCGAGAATGGCTTCAATGGCCGGGGCGCCGAGGGTcaggtccctcaacatcgcggcgCCGGAGGCGGACGCGAGGCCGGTGCTGGTGCCGGGGGGCAACAAGGCCCCGGCCGCTGCGCGGAAGCCTTCTCCCAAGCCGCTGCGGAAGGCGCCGGAGGCCACGCCGGAGAAGCCTCTGCCCCCCGCCGCGACCAAGGGGGATGGGGATGGCGCAAAGAAGGACGCCGCGGCCGCCActgccggcggcgacggcggcgcgaggcggacccCGCCGAGGAAGCCGCACAATGCGCCGGCGGTGGTCCTCAACGCGTCCTGCTCCTCGGAGGCCTCCGTGGAGTCGCTCCGCGGCCGGGCCCCAGGCGGAAGGACGGAGAGGGGCTGGTCCCGGCCGGCCGCGCCCAAGCGTGGTAAGGCTGCTTATAAGGTGGTGGAGAAGCATGCCGATGTCGCGGAGGTTGTCGCTCCGGTGACGCCGGAGGCCGTCCAAGGGAAGCGGAGGTGCGCCTGGGTGACTCCGACCACCGGTGAGTTCTTGCTTCCTGATGGCTCGTTGTTTATTTGATCATTTATGTAGAATATACCTATGCAATTTGTGCTTGTTCAGaattcttgctagaaacactgAAATTTGCAGTGTCCAATCATGTGTTGAAATTTTCAGTCACTCACTCACCCACTCACTCAGGAATCAGGATACTAATTCATAAATTTTCGTGAAGATGCACAAAAGCTCTGTTTTGGAAACTTAATGCTGGCTTCTGGACCAAGAAAAATCAGAATTTGAATATGTGAGCATGTATACTAGTGTTCCTTTTTGTTGAGAGGTTTTGACACTAGTTATTGGACACAGTGAGCATGTTCTCCTTCAGATTTCCTTTCTGTTCTTACTTGCTTGAAGGGATTGGGTGATCCTCAACATTAGCATCTGATCATCTTACCATTATTGCTCCAAGTTCCAAACAGAGCTGGGTATGCAATTTGTTAAATGTACCCTACTTTTGACTAACTGTGTGAAGTGTGAACAATTCGAGTTTTCAACAGAGATATTAGTGTGTTACTCTTGCACAGCCATCGCCCTGAGAACCCATTTCTACTGACCTGCAGAACGTGCGCACTGTTAGTCATCCTTCTACAGAAACATGTCATAATCATTTGCTCATCAGTTGGAACTGTAAAACTGGCCCGTGAAAAGGGCACTTTACCAacaagaaaaaataaataaataagggATATAAGTATGCTTTGCTTCATATATACCCCAAGAAAACCGTAGCTTCAGTCCCAATTCTTGCTTTAGATGATGTTGTGTTGTCACATGATATGGTAGTATGGTTGCCCAGTGCTTTTCATTTGCCTTACGGATGAAGTATTCTTACTCTCTGAATCATTTGTCATGAAGAAAGCTGACTTGTCAAACTTCTACTGCCCATTCATTATCTGATCAGATCCTCACTATGTCACTTTCCATGATGAGGAATGGGGGGTTCCAGTTCACGACGACAGGTACGCAAAATGTGAATTAGTGTATCCCTTCATCTTTATTATTTATATTGTGCAAACTTAGAATAAAATGAACAGTTCAGTATCTGTAATAATAACCATGAATTCCACAGGAGATTATTCGAGCTACTTGTATTATCTGGTGCATTAGCAGAACTATCATGGCCTGAAATTCTCAAGAAGAGACAAATTTTCAGGTATTGGTTCTCTAACATTACAAGTAAATAAAGCAACTGTATGTATAATTTGTTTCCTGATGTTTGTGCCATATATTCTAGAGAAATTTTCACGAACTTCGATTTGATTGCTGTCTCCAATATAAATGAAAAGAAGCTGGTAGCGTCAGGAAGCATTGCCAGGTCACTTTTGTCAGAGCAAAAGCTGCGAGCAGTCCTCGAAAATGCTCGCCAGATAGTTAAGGTTCGGAATCGCTGCTGCATCACCATTAACTGATGCTCCTCTGATCTATGTCTTTTGTCTGGGAACTTGTTTGTTACATGGCTTATTTATACTGATGCAGAAATTTTTCAAACAAAATGCCCATGCAGATTGCAGATGAATTTGGATCCTTCAGTCAATACTGCTGGGGTTTTCTGAACCACAAACCGATAGTAAGCAAAATCCGATATCCAAGGCAAGTCCCTGTCAAGAGCCCCAAGGCAGACATGATGAGCAAGGACATGGTGCGAAGGGGACTCCGAGGCGTGGGCCCAACGGTCATATATTCCTTCATGCAGGCGGCAGGGCTAACCAATGATCACCTGGTCAGTTGCTTCCGTTTCAAAGAATGCAAGCCGTCTCCAACCCTTGGCACGAGCGACGCCAACAGGGTGAAGACAGAGGCAGAACGAAAAACGGAGGAGCCGAGAACAAAAGCCCACGGGGAGGAGATGACCGTAAACTCGGACCCGTCGATGGCGATCGACACGCTCACCATTTCGTAGCGTTACGAGGAGCAGCGGCTTTGTGAGCCGGCATTGTGTTCGTGTTACTTACCTCTGTAGATTTTGTGCTAGGTTGCCCCTTGAAATGAGTTTAGGGATTGTGTATAGATCATTTGTGTCAGCAATGCGACTCGGTCTGTAAGTATATATTACTACGGGGGCGAAGGATCATTATCTTTTGTGATGATGCAGAAGTTGTGAAAACCTTCTCATGCTATGATGTGGGGGCTGCATTCTGCATCATTACCTGCATTCCCTGTGGCGCTTGCTTGAGGGCACATTGAAGCAAGCAGATGGATGGACCTGAAATTGCCTGTGAGGCCCAGTCACCTAACAGCAGAGGCAGTTATGCATATGCTGAACTGCAGGAAGGCTGCCTCTGTGTGAGGACAGCAACAACTATACTTGGTCGGTCTGTCTGGTTCATGCCAAGGACCTGTAAACTATTTTAAACATGACAAACACAGAATGCATCTTCACAACAGAGTTGCGGTTGCaggatgaacatgcaaacatgCAAACGTATAATTTGATTATGTTATATCCAGTCGATgaattgtactccctccgttcctaaatataagtctttttagagattccactaggggctacatacggatgtatatagacatattctagagtgtagattcactcattttgctccgtatgtagtccatattgaaatctctaaaaggacttatatttaggaacggaggtagtaCTATCTAACAAAAAAACTCCTAGAATAGGATAAAAAGAGGATGAAAAATACTGGGTACTTGAGCGGTGTAAATGTAGGCAACGCGTGGCATGGACCATCTCCACCAAACCAGGCATCTCATCATGATCAAGAACATCAGACAAACGGAAATGCAGGTCCGTTTCGTCAGCAACAACCAGAAATCGGTTGAAAGCTTTGGCCCATCAGTGGACAGCCTCCAGCCCTTTTCCAGGCCTGATTCGGCCTTATTTGCTCTAGTAACTGTGGTGAAAGTTTGTAAGAAAACTTTTGGGCTTGTTTTTCAATCTATTTAACGGGTAATAACATTCTATCTAGGGTGGAGGATGGTGAAAGTCCGTACCAAAACTTTTGTCCGAAACAAGATGCATTCTTGTGGACAGGCTTCTTTTTTGGCACATTTTTGTTGTATTCAGGTGATTGCATAACCCACAATATATAATTTGGCATGTCCGCCCATTTAGAAGTTTACAAAGCATCGTATTCGTTTACCATTCTACAAGCATGAACTTATCATTCTTGACATGCAATTGCTCACTGCTAGCTACAACTACTTAACAAAATCCAACAAAGTTTCACACTGCAACTATGCAACATCAGAAGGATTTTAGCTACACACGGTTACAAGCACAAGCATCCACTCCGCCAGGCCTCCCCCCTCAGCGCATTTTCGACTGGTACATGTGTTCTACTATGGTCTCCTTTCATTTTGTGGCCTTTGGTCGTGGCCTATCCGGCGATTGTTAGCTCTCAAGCCAACTGATATCTCTTTTATCTTTCTTTGCCACTTCTAGCAGCCCTATTGCTTAAAATTAACCTGCTTTGGGATTACATGCAAGAAATTAACTTAAATTTTGCAATTATAAGTTATTACAAGATCTAATGAATAATTTATTTTTTGTAATTGCAAACTATGAGATGGGTCAAAATAACTATAAAGTAACTCAAAGGCACGGTTTTCAACAGCTCATATCCACTTCTAACTCTCAATGTTGCGGGTTCCGAGCAATTCATGTGTCCCGCCTAAAATAAAAGATGAAGAAGTTGGGGAGCTTTGGTTATTATATTCTGGTTTCCCCCCATCTCTCAAATTTGAATCAGACTTTGTTCTCATACCTTTGTACAACTACAATTGGACATTCCATATACTCCATGGTCTTAACTGCCAGGCATGCAAAGAGCTATCCTGTATGTACATATCTTATATAGAACTTACAAGAGCTTTAAACCGCAGCAAAGTTCCCCTTCCATTTGTGCCGGACCATCACATTTTTCCAGCCTGTACCTTGTATCATAAAATATTCATGTTGCACATTTTCAATTGTTTAGACCAATGTGTAGATTGAAATCAATTATTTTTCTGTCATGCATTGTGCGTATTGGAGGCATGTTTATATGGTGTCTTTTCTCTCGGGTTGGACCTGAACTGGATACACATCTGAGACAAAGTTAGGATGGCTATTTTCTCATAGCTAGTCATGCTGACTTTATGTGGCGAGCAATTTTGTGATGTACTCATACAATTCAGTCTTCatcatgcactacaaaaaaatacacttccgtgatgatacatgtttgtcacagtaggtcgcgttttttgtcatgcatatatatccatgacaaatttatgacagaatcaagatagtcatacatgtgctgtcgtagaagtgttccatgacattaccaaaattatcatcacggaagtgtccacttccatgacgataaatcgcgcgtcacagaagtgctttcgtcaagggtgaccgacacgtggcatccaccgtaacggaacgccgttaagctatcgggtcgggttttggatccgataacccgttaacagccccgaccaatggggattttccacgtgtaaaatcatcattggctagaggaaacacgtgtcggctcatcgttgggacagatgtcatccactcactggacagaaggcgcctatgatacgtcgacacgtggcacggcccaacagtggcccattcctgtgaaaaggccggcccatttgacttggtcaaaagctggcgggccggcccatggaaagcctattaacggcctgttcgcatatagcccatttacaacccgctaacccaagacccgttacgccctatccgaattaggtccagtagcgtcatctgggccatccaatatgattccagtccgttttcacttctggcccatgtatagcccatgccgtctttcggcccatatgaggccctttgtaactcttggcccattagcggcccgtgctgaaactggcccgtaatgaacagtgtattactttacacccattaacgacccgtggtgaaactgacccgtaatgaacagtgtatcactttatacccattaacggcccgttattccgtcgGGCCGTTTCTAGCCCAAGTTAATTTttggccttctgagggcccatttattcttgggctcatttgcagcattcggttacttacggcccgttactgtcattttctgcttgtgggccaaattcagcccatcattacagtcggcccatttgtggaccgttagtccgTTGgaccattttcatagcatcaccaaatacggcctattaacggcccgttatggtcagcccataaaacgtacgatttccattaaaggcccgtctacggcccatcaaaggcccgtctacggcccattaaaggcccgtacaagacccataaatgagtcggcggcccatggatcctacgagacgtagaaggcccatggattcTACGAggcgtagaaggcccatggatcctacgagacgtacaaggcccatggatcctacgagacgtagaagacccatggatcctacgagacgtagaaggcctatggatcctacgagacgtagaaggcccatggatccgacgacccgtgaagggccatggtcgggcgagttggcccccgtttgaacgatatagcatattcaaagaattatcctactcaatactatacaacaaagagatcaaggcatagaaaggtagaataatcctacactatacaataaagaaattacagccgattatacccactgggcattatggttcggcataggtgataataaagcatacacaaacaacaaattacatacaGTGGGCAAATACAACTCATatatcatggacgcgcatcaacttaacttcatttgaactataatctcttcagaaaataggattggccggattcagatagcacaaatttcagtctgcaaaatctccaattccttcatggttacctcagtgtcttgtttcatttttttgactcctgcatctaatacctgcatgtccagtctcaacttgttgattatacgttgacaatcatgtacacgttgtcttgccacctctagttgatgctcgagaacatcagcacattccaattccaatccataatcatttggtaacgaccatgccgcactgctcgcagatctttgtgttgatgtcacttcatcctgaaatgtttctgtaagtacacatgactagggcaaaaatatagttacaacagtgaagcgaacaagacactattttgtactacatggcacaacaggactaacaataatgttacacgtcacttttaaaaaaaatgttacacgtcatgaagcataagcaggtgatattttaaaaattataaaaaagatagtctgtgcagcctgcatacagaaatccctcttagctcaccagaggagcatgatgttggggcccaatcgaaaacacagacaagttacaaatttagacagcacgttgcgtataagtaagcaagcagttggccattctgtgcctcaattaaagtcttagggagcataatgaacagcagagggtttcatacaaacatactacagcaggcaaaactatgcaatcattagcgtagtataaactagattgtgagcctcatgcaataatagttggttaatagacttcaaagcttcaggcacacttcggcagagtaattaaatggtaaggcctttaattatgtcaactaatagtgatacaagtaccgaacatcaggcatgattatttgggcatctcattaactgaggacaaataaagcaattgaaaagagaaaattaattatgcctgaaacaaacaaggaattgaactgttgagttgcatacagtgacttaccttagcaggttgaagaggctcagcgcagctcctacttctcttgcaaggctccttcctaacatcttgtacatggaaatcctcaatcttatcttcattgcaccccctctgcaaggttacacaaactagttactcgtctccttggaagataaatatgcatactttccagtctgtgaacacaaaaggatgagattataacaaaacaacaccacataatgaaacatgtcgcatctcttgcacttacacataatgaaatgagcatttactatgtctgcactatgtaaaaactaggcataccttcgaactggatctccaggtactcttggagagcctactgtagtgtacagccaaacctttatgtcacctatgagttagacaaggccccactacagtagcccttagtgtttaaatcgttgacaagctctgttagagtgttaggtcaagaacaacaagtaatcaaagcaaacagtcctagtatggctggctgatgcaaacaagcaattgaacagatgtgtgagcaaatcttacatatcaagaaaagaagcaaagaaggaggcttaaagaccatcacttgactgaccagatttaaggggcatttaaacatcatgtgcaacgtatgaactaacataaacattgcatattccagattctacaatggaatgcacatgtattaggttatgccatgtatgatgatgcctaaatgtacagatagcaggcaggagtgattcatcattgcacgcacaattgaattgcaggttaagggccagttcgattccgccttttcagggcatattgtcaaaataagccataaaatatgtaaagaagtcatttttgagttatgggcttgggcttaactaatttcgctttggaggggggtgtttcgggtagaacctcactaaaaattgaagggaaggggaatagtgaaatgactctattgtctgcctatattacactcaaaatgcaactgctgacgcccgtgtcacacctgaccctcaagtaaaaacaaacacgcaagtattcattgccctgcccgcttgcatcttctctcccctttccctctacctcgatcccctgcctgcagcactagggttcctccagcgagccg
This sequence is a window from Aegilops tauschii subsp. strangulata cultivar AL8/78 chromosome 7, Aet v6.0, whole genome shotgun sequence. Protein-coding genes within it:
- the LOC109747644 gene encoding uncharacterized protein; the protein is MASMAGAPRVRSLNIAAPEADARPVLVPGGNKAPAAARKPSPKPLRKAPEATPEKPLPPAATKGDGDGAKKDAAAATAGGDGGARRTPPRKPHNAPAVVLNASCSSEASVESLRGRAPGGRTERGWSRPAAPKRGKAAYKVVEKHADVAEVVAPVTPEAVQGKRRCAWVTPTTDPHYVTFHDEEWGVPVHDDRRLFELLVLSGALAELSWPEILKKRQIFREIFTNFDLIAVSNINEKKLVASGSIARSLLSEQKLRAVLENARQIVKIADEFGSFSQYCWGFLNHKPIVSKIRYPRQVPVKSPKADMMSKDMVRRGLRGVGPTVIYSFMQAAGLTNDHLVSCFRFKECKPSPTLGTSDANRVKTEAERKTEEPRTKAHGEEMTVNSDPSMAIDTLTIS